A single region of the Anaerostipes rhamnosivorans genome encodes:
- a CDS encoding AraC family transcriptional regulator: MQEQIDAVQRMQDFIEEHLADNITLADLANVSLYSPWYSYRLFTRHVGVTPADYIRRLRLSKSALKLRDCACRITDVAFEMGFDSVDGYQRAFLREFGCNPREYALNPVPLYLFTSYGVKFREIERRPIMENLRNVFIQVTEKPERKVIIKRGKKAADYFAYCEEVGCDVWGLLLSIKSISGEPVCLWLPPAYREPDTSEYVQGVEVSKDYEGEVPEGFEMILLPAAKYLMFQSEPFEEENYCQAIEEVWEAMKKYDPSVIGCQWDESNPRIQLEPVGTRGYIELAPIR; this comes from the coding sequence ATGCAGGAACAGATCGATGCGGTCCAGCGCATGCAGGATTTTATAGAAGAACATCTGGCGGACAATATAACGCTGGCTGATCTGGCAAATGTATCACTGTATTCTCCGTGGTATTCCTACCGGCTGTTTACCCGTCACGTGGGGGTAACACCGGCGGACTATATAAGACGGCTCCGCCTGTCCAAGTCGGCATTAAAGCTTAGGGACTGCGCATGCAGGATCACGGATGTGGCTTTTGAGATGGGATTTGACAGTGTGGATGGATATCAGAGAGCGTTTTTGCGTGAATTCGGGTGCAATCCCCGGGAGTATGCCTTAAACCCTGTTCCTTTATATCTCTTTACATCTTATGGCGTTAAATTCAGGGAAATTGAAAGGAGACCGATCATGGAAAATTTAAGAAATGTATTTATTCAGGTGACAGAAAAACCAGAAAGAAAAGTTATCATCAAAAGAGGGAAAAAAGCAGCAGATTATTTCGCTTACTGTGAGGAAGTCGGATGTGATGTATGGGGCCTTTTGCTCAGCATCAAGTCCATCAGTGGAGAGCCGGTATGCCTGTGGCTTCCGCCGGCCTACAGAGAGCCGGACACATCGGAATATGTTCAGGGTGTGGAGGTATCAAAAGATTATGAGGGAGAAGTGCCGGAGGGCTTTGAGATGATCCTTCTCCCGGCTGCCAAGTATCTGATGTTCCAGAGCGAACCCTTTGAGGAGGAGAACTACTGCCAGGCAATCGAGGAAGTGTGGGAAGCTATGAAGAAGTATGATCCTTCCGTTATCGGATGCCAGTGGGATGAGAGTAATCCCCGGATCCAGCTGGAGCCAGTAGGGACAAGAGGTTATATAGAGCTGGCACCAATTAGATAG
- the asrB gene encoding anaerobic sulfite reductase subunit AsrB, producing the protein MENFVQPQPCTILNVKRESEHEWTFRVASDARPDHGQFMQLSIPKTGEAPISVSAQGDGWLEFTIRSVGRVTNCIFSKEKGDTLFLRGPYGNGWPVEEFRGRHLVVITGGTGLAPVRSLLHKCAEDVDFVKDVHLISGFKDEAGIVFGRELEEWKDQFHTVYTLDHGEKDGWRTGMVTAFVKEIPFESFEEDYAVIVVGPPPMMKFTGLELLNCGVDPEKIWMSFERKMSCAIGKCGHCRIDEVYVCLDGPVFPYTTARDLVD; encoded by the coding sequence ATGGAAAATTTTGTTCAGCCCCAGCCATGTACGATATTAAATGTAAAGCGGGAAAGCGAGCATGAATGGACGTTCCGGGTCGCTTCTGATGCCAGGCCGGACCACGGCCAGTTTATGCAGCTTTCCATTCCGAAGACAGGGGAGGCTCCGATCTCAGTTTCCGCCCAGGGAGACGGCTGGCTGGAGTTCACCATCCGCTCTGTGGGCAGAGTGACCAACTGCATTTTCAGCAAGGAAAAGGGGGACACACTTTTTCTCAGAGGACCTTATGGCAACGGATGGCCGGTAGAAGAATTCAGAGGCAGGCATCTGGTGGTCATCACCGGTGGGACCGGATTGGCCCCTGTGCGCTCTCTTCTCCATAAATGTGCGGAGGATGTGGACTTTGTAAAAGATGTACACCTCATCTCCGGATTCAAAGACGAGGCCGGAATCGTATTCGGCAGAGAACTAGAAGAGTGGAAGGATCAATTCCACACAGTTTATACACTTGATCATGGGGAGAAAGATGGCTGGAGGACCGGGATGGTCACTGCTTTTGTAAAGGAGATCCCGTTTGAAAGTTTTGAAGAAGATTATGCTGTCATCGTGGTAGGGCCTCCCCCAATGATGAAATTTACAGGACTGGAACTTTTAAACTGCGGTGTGGACCCGGAAAAAATCTGGATGAGTTTTGAGAGAAAGATGTCCTGCGCCATCGGAAAGTGCGGGCACTGCCGCATCGATGAAGTCTATGTCTGTCTGGATGGACCGGTATTCCCTTACACAACAGCCAGGGATCTGGTGGATTAA
- a CDS encoding PTS sugar transporter subunit IIA produces MIRFLGEKIVDFGIAGDDFIDSVLERERLSSTCFLDAFAVPHSLHMNASRTMVCILTSEKGIPWDEHMIHIVMMIAVHQEDRKKFMELYDGIVRVLENPQNIKQLVSARTPSEFINCLARENINR; encoded by the coding sequence GTGATCCGCTTTCTTGGAGAAAAGATCGTTGACTTTGGAATTGCGGGAGATGATTTTATCGACTCTGTTCTCGAACGGGAACGTTTGTCATCCACCTGTTTCTTGGATGCTTTTGCAGTGCCCCATTCACTCCATATGAACGCAAGCAGGACAATGGTCTGTATTCTCACCAGCGAAAAAGGTATTCCATGGGACGAGCACATGATCCATATCGTTATGATGATCGCAGTCCATCAGGAAGACCGGAAAAAATTTATGGAACTGTACGACGGGATCGTGCGTGTCCTGGAAAACCCGCAGAATATCAAACAGCTTGTCTCTGCGCGTACCCCTTCTGAATTTATCAACTGCCTGGCCAGAGAGAACATTAACAGGTAA
- the dnaJ gene encoding molecular chaperone DnaJ has product MADKRDYYEVLGVSRSASESEIKKAYRKLAKQYHPDTNPGDKVAEAKFKEASEAYEVLSDPEKKAQYDQFGHAAFEQGGPGGFNGGFGGFDFGGDMGDIFGDIFGGMFGGGGRSQRAANTPTQGAHVRARIHVTFEEAVFGTTKKLEISLKEECASCHGSGAKAGTQPETCPKCGGKGQVVYTQQSMFGTVRNVQTCPDCHGTGQVIKEKCPDCHGTGYTSQRKTIEVTVPAGINNGQSIRIRGKGEPGTHGGPRGDLLVVVSVDRHPKFQRQEYDIISTEPISFTQAALGATIKINTVDGPYDYTIKAGTQTDTRVRLKGKGVPTLRNKNVRGDHYVTLVVQVPEHLNEEQKDALKKFQESMGETPKKEEHKGFFGKHKK; this is encoded by the coding sequence ATGGCAGATAAACGAGATTACTATGAAGTGCTGGGCGTGAGCCGCAGCGCCTCAGAATCAGAAATAAAGAAAGCCTACCGTAAACTTGCGAAACAGTATCATCCAGATACGAACCCGGGAGATAAAGTAGCCGAGGCAAAGTTCAAAGAAGCTTCCGAGGCCTATGAAGTCTTAAGTGATCCTGAAAAAAAAGCGCAGTATGACCAGTTTGGTCATGCTGCCTTTGAGCAGGGCGGACCCGGAGGATTTAATGGAGGATTCGGCGGTTTTGATTTCGGCGGGGATATGGGTGATATTTTCGGAGATATCTTCGGCGGTATGTTCGGCGGAGGCGGAAGAAGCCAGCGCGCGGCCAATACTCCGACCCAGGGTGCTCATGTGCGGGCAAGGATCCATGTGACTTTTGAGGAAGCGGTCTTCGGAACCACAAAAAAACTGGAAATCTCTCTGAAAGAGGAATGTGCTTCCTGTCACGGAAGCGGTGCCAAAGCGGGCACGCAGCCGGAAACCTGTCCGAAGTGCGGCGGTAAAGGCCAGGTAGTGTATACTCAGCAGTCCATGTTTGGCACGGTGAGAAATGTCCAGACCTGTCCGGACTGTCACGGAACCGGCCAGGTCATCAAGGAAAAATGCCCGGACTGTCACGGAACTGGTTACACGAGCCAGAGAAAGACCATCGAGGTCACAGTGCCTGCCGGTATCAACAATGGACAGAGCATCAGGATTCGGGGAAAAGGAGAGCCTGGAACTCATGGCGGCCCAAGAGGAGATCTTCTTGTGGTTGTTTCTGTGGACCGGCATCCGAAGTTCCAGAGACAGGAATACGATATTATTTCCACGGAGCCGATTTCCTTTACCCAGGCAGCTTTGGGGGCAACCATCAAGATCAATACGGTAGACGGTCCTTATGATTATACAATCAAAGCGGGAACCCAGACAGATACACGTGTGCGCCTGAAAGGAAAAGGTGTGCCGACTTTAAGGAATAAAAACGTCCGCGGTGACCACTATGTGACCTTAGTTGTCCAGGTGCCGGAGCATCTCAACGAAGAACAGAAGGATGCTTTGAAGAAGTTCCAAGAATCTATGGGTGAGACACCGAAAAAAGAAGAACATAAAGGATTTTTTGGGAAACATAAAAAATAG
- a CDS encoding Cof-type HAD-IIB family hydrolase, whose amino-acid sequence MKYKLIALDLDGTLNTDEKTVTPKTRDALLAAQRQGITVALCSARPVPGLYKEMRILEMEKYHGMLIAYNGGKILRADDKTVLHQQSFPCDFAKEVLRHLEHYPVVPIIDDGERFYVTDKNGYKVQHECWNNQMECTEVPSLADFLDFDLVKILMSVQPDQLWQVLSEIGKPFEDDLVFVRTAPFYIEAMPKGINKAEGLRRTCGLLQISPEEVMAFGDAENDLEMIEFAGHGVAMGNACDALKEIADEVTLGNNEDGIAHTLEHLL is encoded by the coding sequence ATGAAATATAAACTGATCGCCCTGGATTTAGACGGAACCTTAAACACCGATGAAAAAACGGTCACTCCAAAAACCAGAGATGCCCTGCTTGCCGCACAGAGACAGGGCATTACCGTAGCCCTCTGTTCTGCCCGTCCGGTTCCGGGCCTTTACAAAGAAATGCGTATATTAGAGATGGAAAAATACCACGGAATGCTGATCGCCTACAACGGCGGAAAGATCCTTAGAGCCGATGACAAGACAGTGCTCCACCAGCAGTCCTTCCCCTGTGATTTCGCCAAGGAAGTCCTGCGGCACTTGGAACACTATCCGGTGGTACCTATCATCGATGACGGCGAACGCTTTTATGTTACGGACAAGAATGGCTACAAAGTCCAGCATGAGTGCTGGAACAATCAGATGGAATGTACAGAAGTCCCTTCATTGGCTGATTTCCTCGACTTTGATCTGGTCAAGATCTTAATGTCCGTGCAGCCGGATCAGCTCTGGCAGGTTCTTTCGGAGATTGGAAAACCCTTTGAAGACGACCTTGTTTTCGTCAGGACAGCACCATTTTACATAGAGGCCATGCCCAAAGGGATCAATAAGGCAGAAGGTCTCAGGCGTACCTGTGGGCTCCTTCAAATCTCTCCCGAGGAAGTGATGGCCTTCGGAGATGCGGAGAACGACCTGGAAATGATAGAATTTGCAGGCCATGGAGTGGCGATGGGAAATGCCTGTGATGCTCTGAAAGAGATTGCTGATGAAGTGACACTCGGCAATAATGAAGACGGCATTGCACATACGCTGGAACATCTTTTATAA
- the dnaK gene encoding molecular chaperone DnaK, protein MGKIIGIDLGTTNSCVAVMEGGKPTVITNAEGVRTTPSVVAFTKTDERIVGEPAKRQAVTNAEKTISSIKRHMGTDYKVTIDGKNYTPQEISAMVLQKLKADAENYLGEKVTEAVITVPAYFNDAQRQATKDAGKIAGLDVKRIINEPTAAALSYGLDNENEQKIMVYDLGGGTFDVSIIEIGDGVIEVLSTAGDNKLGGDDFDNVITNYMLDEFKKQEGVDLSGDKMAMQRLKEAAEKAKKELSSATTTNINLPFITATNEGPKHFDMNLTRAKFDELTASLVERTATPVNTALKDAGIAASELGKVLLVGGSTRIPAVQDKVKQLTGKEPFKGINPDECVAIGASIQGGKLAGDAGAGDILLLDVTPLSLSIETMGGVATRLIERNTTIPTKKSQIFSTAEDNQTAVDINVVQGERQFAKDNKSLGRFRLDGIAPARRGVPQIEVTFDIDANGIVKVSAKDLGTGAEQHITITGGSNMSDEDIDKAVKEAAEFENQDKKRKEAIDTRNEADSMVFQTEKALEEAGDKVDATEKVKVEEDLKALKDLLEQTKDAELTDAQVEDLKNKKDQLMNSAQGLFTKMYEAAAANAQGAQETAGDAAGAAGAADDVVDGDYKEV, encoded by the coding sequence GTGAGGACAACACCGTCTGTTGTGGCATTCACAAAGACAGATGAGCGTATCGTGGGAGAACCGGCAAAACGCCAGGCAGTTACAAATGCAGAGAAGACCATCTCTTCCATCAAACGCCACATGGGAACGGACTACAAAGTAACCATTGACGGAAAGAACTATACACCGCAGGAAATTTCAGCTATGGTGCTTCAGAAACTGAAAGCAGACGCTGAAAACTATCTTGGAGAAAAAGTAACAGAAGCAGTCATCACAGTACCAGCTTACTTTAACGATGCCCAGAGACAGGCAACAAAGGATGCAGGTAAGATCGCAGGACTTGATGTAAAACGTATCATCAACGAGCCTACCGCAGCTGCTTTATCTTACGGACTGGACAATGAAAACGAGCAGAAGATCATGGTTTATGACTTAGGAGGCGGTACCTTCGACGTATCCATCATCGAGATCGGTGACGGTGTCATCGAAGTTCTCTCCACAGCCGGTGATAACAAATTAGGCGGAGATGACTTCGACAATGTGATCACAAACTACATGTTAGACGAATTTAAGAAACAGGAAGGCGTTGATCTCTCAGGAGACAAAATGGCAATGCAGAGACTGAAAGAAGCTGCTGAGAAAGCAAAAAAAGAACTTTCTTCCGCAACTACTACAAACATTAACCTTCCATTTATCACAGCCACAAACGAAGGACCAAAACACTTTGACATGAACCTTACAAGAGCTAAGTTTGATGAACTTACAGCATCTCTTGTCGAGAGAACAGCAACCCCTGTCAACACAGCGTTAAAGGATGCAGGAATTGCCGCTTCTGAACTAGGTAAAGTTCTTCTGGTAGGTGGATCTACAAGAATCCCTGCGGTACAGGATAAGGTAAAACAGCTGACAGGAAAAGAACCGTTTAAGGGAATCAATCCGGATGAGTGTGTTGCCATCGGTGCATCTATCCAGGGTGGAAAGTTAGCCGGAGACGCCGGAGCAGGCGATATCCTTCTTCTGGACGTAACTCCATTGTCCCTGTCTATCGAGACTATGGGCGGCGTGGCAACCAGACTGATCGAGAGAAATACAACGATCCCGACAAAGAAGAGCCAGATCTTCTCCACAGCCGAAGACAACCAGACAGCAGTAGATATCAACGTTGTACAGGGTGAGCGCCAGTTTGCCAAAGATAACAAGTCTTTAGGAAGATTCCGTCTGGATGGTATCGCACCTGCAAGAAGAGGTGTACCTCAGATTGAAGTAACCTTTGACATCGATGCCAACGGTATCGTAAAAGTTTCTGCCAAAGACCTTGGAACTGGTGCAGAACAGCACATCACCATCACTGGCGGATCCAACATGTCTGACGAAGACATCGATAAGGCAGTCAAAGAAGCAGCAGAATTCGAAAACCAGGATAAGAAGAGAAAAGAAGCCATCGACACCAGAAACGAAGCTGACTCTATGGTATTCCAGACGGAAAAAGCCCTGGAAGAAGCCGGAGACAAAGTCGATGCTACAGAAAAAGTAAAAGTAGAAGAAGATTTAAAAGCATTAAAAGACCTGTTAGAGCAGACAAAAGACGCTGAACTGACAGACGCTCAGGTAGAAGACTTGAAGAACAAAAAAGATCAGCTCATGAACAGTGCACAGGGATTATTCACCAAGATGTACGAAGCTGCCGCAGCCAATGCCCAGGGAGCTCAGGAGACTGCAGGGGACGCTGCCGGAGCAGCAGGTGCAGCAGATGATGTCGTAGATGGAGATTACAAAGAAGTATAA
- the asrC gene encoding sulfite reductase subunit C, with translation MNHDINVGKVRLNCFRQSKEPGVFMLQMRVPGGTVDAKYLSYVEHISQTWGDGNFHFGTRQTFDIPGIKYENIPAVNAYLEQYIKEVDGELCKADMDTVAHEPEPWDPKAGYPTIGARNITACIGNYHCICGNSNTFELARKIEPIIFPSHYHIKINISGCPNDCNKAHMCDFGIIGTARMTYHPERCIGCGACVRACEQRATRVLSLNEETQKIEKDTCCCVGCGECVRACPASAWTRQETKFYRVILGGRTGRQTPRAGKMFLNWATEEVILKVLGNWQKFSAWVMDYKPEYLHGGHLIDRAGYKKFKEIMLDGIELNPECLVAEDIFWTESEYRSNFNVKPIGMHCTAGPQND, from the coding sequence ATGAATCATGATATCAATGTGGGCAAAGTACGGCTGAACTGTTTCCGCCAATCCAAAGAACCTGGAGTGTTCATGCTTCAGATGAGGGTTCCCGGAGGAACCGTGGATGCCAAATACCTGTCTTACGTGGAGCATATCTCCCAGACCTGGGGGGACGGCAACTTCCATTTCGGCACGCGCCAGACCTTTGACATTCCAGGTATCAAGTATGAAAATATTCCTGCAGTCAATGCATATCTGGAGCAGTATATCAAAGAAGTGGACGGAGAACTCTGTAAAGCGGATATGGATACGGTGGCCCATGAGCCAGAACCGTGGGATCCAAAGGCAGGCTATCCGACCATCGGAGCTAGAAATATCACCGCTTGTATCGGAAACTACCACTGTATCTGCGGCAATTCCAATACCTTTGAGTTGGCAAGAAAGATCGAGCCAATTATATTTCCTAGCCATTACCATATTAAGATCAATATTTCCGGCTGTCCCAACGATTGCAATAAAGCACATATGTGTGACTTTGGCATCATAGGAACTGCCAGGATGACGTATCACCCGGAGCGGTGCATCGGCTGCGGAGCCTGTGTGCGGGCCTGTGAACAGAGAGCTACACGGGTTTTAAGTCTCAATGAAGAGACGCAGAAAATCGAAAAAGATACATGCTGCTGCGTTGGATGCGGGGAGTGTGTGAGAGCCTGTCCGGCCAGTGCATGGACCAGGCAGGAGACGAAGTTTTATAGAGTGATCCTGGGAGGACGCACTGGCCGCCAGACTCCCAGAGCGGGAAAGATGTTTTTAAACTGGGCCACGGAGGAAGTGATCCTTAAAGTTCTCGGGAACTGGCAGAAGTTTTCTGCCTGGGTCATGGACTATAAGCCGGAGTATTTGCACGGCGGGCACCTGATTGACCGGGCCGGCTATAAGAAGTTTAAAGAGATTATGCTGGACGGCATAGAGTTAAATCCGGAATGCCTTGTGGCAGAGGATATTTTCTGGACGGAGAGCGAATACCGCTCCAACTTTAATGTAAAACCGATCGGCATGCACTGTACTGCCGGACCTCAGAACGATTGA
- the asrA gene encoding anaerobic sulfite reductase subunit AsrA, whose amino-acid sequence MEYSLDIAQADRVLEALRRDYRVYAPKRFPKQGRYSDTDIIRYDEVRKFEEIVWKEKSDYPMKEVVMPIQQTLFYYTEDEYRTSKNPVKPVLILARPCDINAQHIQDEIYAGNGGYTDYYYERMRGLVKFAMMECTGGDDTCFCVSMGSNKTDDYSMAVRFREDGADVQIKEDSFDTYFEGMPKGSYTPAFVEENETKVTIPDLSDKQVRLALKKHPMWREFDKRCISCGSCTVACSTCTCFSTRDLSYGDNPEAGERRRVTASCQIAGFDQMAGQREFRDTAGDRMRYKILHKFHDYKARFKTRHMCVGCGRCAHRCPELISISATVSKVNDAVNEIKAEMAQQGR is encoded by the coding sequence ATGGAGTATTCACTTGACATTGCCCAGGCTGACCGGGTGTTGGAAGCGCTTCGCAGAGACTACCGCGTCTATGCCCCGAAACGTTTTCCAAAACAGGGGCGTTATTCTGACACGGATATCATACGCTACGATGAGGTAAGGAAATTTGAAGAAATTGTCTGGAAGGAAAAGTCAGATTATCCGATGAAAGAGGTTGTAATGCCGATTCAGCAGACACTTTTCTATTACACAGAGGATGAGTACAGAACAAGCAAGAATCCTGTAAAGCCTGTTTTAATCCTGGCCAGACCGTGTGATATCAATGCCCAGCATATCCAGGATGAAATATATGCAGGCAACGGAGGCTATACGGATTATTATTATGAGCGTATGCGCGGCCTTGTAAAGTTTGCCATGATGGAATGTACCGGCGGGGATGATACCTGTTTCTGTGTTTCTATGGGAAGCAATAAAACCGATGATTATTCCATGGCAGTCCGGTTCCGGGAGGACGGGGCCGATGTGCAGATCAAGGAGGATTCGTTCGATACATATTTTGAAGGAATGCCAAAAGGCAGCTATACCCCTGCTTTTGTGGAAGAAAATGAAACAAAAGTTACCATCCCTGACCTTTCTGACAAACAAGTGCGGCTGGCCCTTAAAAAGCATCCTATGTGGAGAGAATTCGACAAAAGGTGTATCTCCTGCGGCAGCTGTACGGTGGCCTGTTCTACCTGCACCTGTTTTTCCACGCGGGATCTGAGCTATGGAGATAATCCGGAGGCTGGCGAACGGCGCAGAGTGACCGCATCCTGCCAGATCGCAGGATTTGATCAGATGGCAGGCCAGAGAGAGTTTCGTGACACCGCAGGCGACAGGATGCGCTACAAGATCCTCCATAAGTTCCATGACTATAAAGCACGTTTCAAGACCAGGCACATGTGTGTGGGATGCGGCAGGTGTGCCCACCGCTGTCCGGAGCTGATCTCTATTTCAGCGACTGTTTCCAAGGTGAATGATGCGGTAAACGAGATAAAAGCCGAGATGGCACAGCAAGGGAGGTAA